Below is a genomic region from Nymphalis io chromosome 16, ilAglIoxx1.1, whole genome shotgun sequence.
tgttagataaatagtttttttttaataaatagcttaaCGGTACCAATCAGACTAATGGCTGACTTTTCTCTAATTGATAAAATtgcacaaaatatttataatcattatattttattactacatttttttgttattatatatacataaatagaataggtaggcgggcaAGCATATGGgccggccacctgatggtaagttggtggtcaccatcacccatagacattggcattgtaagaaacgttaaccatcacTTGCATCTCcaacaactttgggaactaagatggtgtgttccttgtgcctgtaatttcactagctcactcactcaCTTAATTAAGTTTGGGTTTCGACATAaaagatttcaaaataaaaaaaactaatttgttGAATGCATCAACTTAATCTATTGtctgtattaaaaacaattaattgtaCAACAGATGTCCTAATTATTAATTTCCACAAAATGCATAGAGGTAGtaagaaaatagtaattttgaataaattactgGGTCTactcttaattataaataatagctaaaaattatacaattattttataaaaattatgaactaACAGGTTATAcactatgttattttaatttttattttatttttaaattgtaatactgatttacaatagtttttttctaaatattgaattttaatataattaaaactatactGTGCATGTATGCATTATCCtttctgtaatataaattaaaaattcatataaatcaaataaagttattaagcAAGAGTCAaagtaagatatttaaaataatttacaaataggatatgtatttttaaaattttccaaaAGGTTTTCCGATTTATTCAAAGatcacaaattattattaaaaaattgtagaatattttatctaaaaaatgcaatgtaatttTAAGCAAGTTAAAACCCTTACTCAAATATATCATTCtacaaaaatttgtatttataaattcatttgtattatacagtatttttatttaaagattaataaatatcaaaataaatgtcataatatataaacaagaaaAACCTTAGGTACACAACATCACAATGTCAGggtcaaatatttaaacaattaaaataaatggctTTCATTTATACAGTGTTGTTGTCCTGACCTATCAGATATTATAAATCTCATTCATACACTAcacattttcataattttattttatttttattctaattttaaatcataGCACTTTCATTTCTACAAATAATTGTCCTCATACCAGTATTTGTGTACATGTATAAAAACTGTCCAtaagtacaaaaaaattattaaaaacttacaacCTGAAATGTGTACTTTcatttgtcaaataataaaaataatacaaattaataaaaaatcttaaacagATCATGTAAACATTATACaacatgtaatattaattagaataaacTATTTCGGCTTTACAAGCTTTGTCTCTACCTTCACCATATCATCACCTTTGTGCATTTCTACTTGTAGAATTGAGAAAACTTCAATAACCTGTGTTATTGCTGGCGAATCTTCAACTGCATTCCAGGTTAGTTCCATTTTGGATAATTTTATGCCTGcatcattttttatacatttatattcccCTGGAAAATcctgaaacaaaatattatttaaattatataaagacaaTCTTAACTGGtctaaaaatacattaagtgataaataaaattttagcttACATTGTTGAAAAATATCCTTCTATTTAAACCCATTGCAACTATAATTACGTcaatgtatttttcttttacttctgCAACAACAGCTTCAGTAACAAGTGGTGAGTTCAATTCAATGTACTTTAGAGTGTACAGTTCTGTTGACAATTCCCCAGCCTTTTTAGCATTATACTTTTGCTTATTGCATTGTGCAGTAGCCATGGAAATTTTATCCACATCCCATTTAGGTACATCTCTATAATTTAAGCTAGCAGCTAATAGTctgaaaaagtattttgtttaatacatAAAGTAGGGATTTTAAACAaatgaagaaatatttattgaataaacttACCTGTGGACCATTATATCAGCATAACGCCTTATTGGACTAGTAAAATGTGTATACAGCGGTACATTCAAGGCATAATGGTGGAAATCTTCTTCACCTTGTCCACCCGCACAAAAATACTTTGCTCTTGTCATTGGCTTAGCACACAACATGTTAAGGACCATAGCTTTTCCCCTTTCTTCAGCAGGTCCAACATAGGACAAAAGTGACCTGTGTAAATCACCAGCAGAAGAAATGTCTAAATCAATACCCATAGGCTTCAATGACTTAGCAAATTTTTTTAGCATATAAATACTAGGTGTAGGATGACATCTCAAGACAGCTAATTTTGGATGGTCATCATATATTCTCTTAGCTACAGTCATATTAGCAAGAAGCATGAACTCTTCAATTAGCTGGTGGCTTTCTTTACTTTGATAAATGCAAAAAGAATCTGGCAATCCATTTATAGGGCTTAAATGGAATGATACCTTAGGCTGATCAATGCTCAATGCACCACCCTCAAAtctattttttctaaatatagcCGACAGCTTACCTAATATCTTAATTGTTTCAGACACATCTTGATAACTAAACCCATTATATATTTCTGGAAAGTTTTCCTCAGCATTTTCTTTGCCTTCAAGTACTGCTTGAGCATGTTCATAAGATAATTGGCAGCAGGAGTGTATAATTGTTTTTGCAAACCTATGACTTATGACTATGCCACTCTCTGTAACTTCCCAAAAAACGGAGAATGCAAGTTTATCTACTCCAGGAAATAAAGAACACAACATGCACATATCATCTGGCAGCATGTGATATGCTTTCTCAACCAAATAGATAGTTGTGGCTTTTTCTGCTACTTTTTCATCCAGAATTGTATTCTCAGTCAAAAAGTGAGCAACATCTGAAATATGGACTCCAATTTCAAAGTTATCATTATCAAGTTTTCTACATGAAACAGCATCATCTATATCACGACAATTAGATGGATCTATACTAAAAATGCATAATTTTCTACAATTTTCTcgtatattattttcttcttcAGGAATTGTGTAATCTAGACGAGGATATAAATGCCTTACTTCCGGACCAAAAGGTGTTATATCTAAGTCAGTTTGAGCAAGAATTGCTTTAGTCTCTGTTTGCATATCACCTGATTCTCCTATATTACAGTCTATTTTACCCAGGGCGAAACGTACGTCAAACCAGTCAATGATTTTTGCTGAAAACAAAGTGTTTTCATAACTCTTTGAATCCCTATAGAAATTATCTGGCCAATTtgtaaatgttatgtttaaCCTAGGTATTCTGTAATCCCTGGGTACAAATAGAGCTCTTTGTCTATTCTTATCAGGCATCAGCTTTAATTTTCCTATGCATGATCTTGTGTGtaccttttcttttataaacactACTTTGCCTCTCTTTTGCTTGTTTTCTTCATTAGAATCAGTATTTTCTTCGTTCTCATTGTCAATATATTGAACAATAACAACATCACCTTCCAAAGCacgatttctattttttataccatCTATAAGAACATCTTGCTCACTTCTATCAGTACTTGAAACATATGCATGCTGAAATTGTTTAGGATTTATTCTTAATACTCCTTCaagtaatgtattattttgtaaaccTAATTCTACCTCTTCTAAAGAAATGTAAGGATTAAACTTTTTGTCATCATTATCTTTATTGTCTTGTCTCTTTTGGTTTCTTTGTCTTCTTGGAGAGTTAGTCTCATGCTGATGCATGTTATAATTAGAATTTACGAAAGTTTTACTAAGTATAGGATGTTGCATtgcattttgaaaatattttggtgGATGTTGATATGCGAATGCTGGATTCACAAAGTTGTGAGAGTTTGAACCATGGGCTTGTTGCATTAAGGGAGTATTTGGTGCACTTGATGCAAACTGATAATGTAAAAACATTTCCCTTAATTGCATAGTTTGCATTAAATGTACTTGAGGATGATGTGCGAGATTTTCTAAATAACTTGAACTAGTATTAGCATACAATGGAGCAActtgttttaagaaaaaattttGTAATGAATTGATACCATTTTGCGTTGGAACTGGAGGAGCAGTCTGAATAGTTTCAGGTTTAATTTCCTGGTTACTCTCATTTGGTAAAAGTATCTGCAATTTTTTCAATCGTTCTTTTTTTCTAGCATTCCTTTTTTTCGAACCATTTGTAGAATTATTTTGTATGGAGTTCGCATCACTattgatatttatgttttgaaTTATTTCAGACATATCAGTAACGTTTGTTTGAACAACGGAAGATGTTTTCTCGATTTGATCCTCGATTTGTGAATTCGGCGCAGAAGACGACGACGCTGGCATTTCTTTTAAATCCGTtcgaatatcatttatattattattagaactcCCTGAAGGTATAGTTTGCAGATTTGTTGATTGTGACGTGGATGGGTTACTTGGTTTTTGTTCTTTATCCAGCTGAATTTCTTGTAAATCAGACATCACAAACGAGGATTTTTTTTACGGgaatttttttaacgttttctataaaattatatttttatacaatttgcgCAATATTGggtaaataaaaagttgttaaCATGTTATCTGcatgattaataattaatattgctatttgttaaatcaaatgtattttgGCTTAAATATAGTGTTGCCACTCACAGAGTTTCGAGTGTTAGACTCCATGAATAAGTCTCTTTTTCCcattttctttaaaacataaaggaatttttatttaaaaaccaagaaaaaaaatatgaaacgtGCGATTTTTTAGACTCTTATTAAAAAAGGTACAATATCTTTTATGGCATAACTAACTCCAgctaaaaactaataataaacctaagttttacaatacaaatatcgTGTTTATTCAAAAAATGGTACATGTAGAgataataagatatatacatatacatatcactaaaaattaagtaattaatattatatatttacaaattacatgTCACACTTAAGCAAATGTGTCAAGCTAATATGTCAATAATGTCAATGTCATGAAGTAAAAAAAGAACTACAAATTTGTAAGGCGGTGTAAATAAAcagtaaatacataaaaatcacTACATATAACGCAGTGAATTAAGTACTTTTCAAATCATAAGTGGCAAAATTCATAATACACACTATGAAGCTTATTACTCACAACATGCTCACATCAAAATGCTTAAAAGGAGTACTTACAGGTTATCCACTTGCCATTAACGCTacgaatataaaagtaaatgaagTTGATTTTAATCCCGACTTCATTTCTAGAATTATCCCTAAATTAGATTGGGAAGTTTTGTGGAAGGCAGCAGACAGTATAGGTCATAGTGAGGGCTTACCACAAACTGTTGAACGGAATTATGAAGAAGACAAGGAATTCTTGAAGAAAGCACACAGAATCCTATTAGAAGTTGAAGTAGAGGAGGGATATTTGACTTGTCCAGAATCAGGTCGACAATTTCCTATAACCAAAGGCATCCCCAATATGTTATTGACAGAAGCAGAagtgcaataataaaataatataaattaaatatattcatattttcaaaTCTATCATTAGTGTTACAACTTTGCGACCCTTAAATTAGGTACATCTTTAAGTATGACATTTCAACATAGACTTGTTATTGgtttaaactataaattactTAAGTTATTTTTGCAATGTTATTATTACTGCGATTATTACTAGTTTTCAGTCCTAAACCaatttaataagaaacaatcacacatttatttatttattctttactgaataacattttataatattgatgttttcaaataattaattctgtCTGTGGAAAACTATAATCATTAAGTGAAGATTAAGAATTGCATGAAATTAGAGATACATATTAGAAATAGTGTTTTTTGTATCAAAGCTATTTTGTAATCATAAATATTCCTGTAAAATCTTTAACTGCAATCtaaaaattgtttcttttttttgttaatgttcaaaatttgtttaaataggaataatatattaaaaatgcaaaagaATGTCCTATTTCATCTTGTTACTGTGAGTAATATATATTCTAGGTACTCCtagtcatttacattttttttaaaggatcGTCGTtccaaaaataactttatatttgcaACCAAATTTTAATTGTTGCCGTAGTATTATgagtaattttgaaaaatttttttttataaatttcaaaatacaaCATTAGGGCTAGCAAACTCGCAAACATTTTTCATGTATTTGCTCatgttacatattaataatgaataaagccCAGATTGATCTAAGCTTTAATCATTAGTGAATCAATTTAGTCCAGTTAATTTAAAGTCGCAAGGTTTTTGATTTATAACACTTTAAGACTTTTAAAAGGTACTATATTATTAGCTTATGTCTTTGCCTCTTGGAGAAATATTTACAGtacttataaaaacaaagataattgATGAGTCATGAGCAACATATATAACACACCTTTGTTTTCTACATTTTTAAAGTGTATACTGACAATGTAGAAGCAACATAATGGTGGAACATTTTTCTGTCTTTTACAATATTCCTAATCGAAAAATTTTGTTCTgctatatcattaataaatgcCACATGAGTAAATCATAAACAAATTTTGCTTTGATCCTCCCTagcaattgattttaatttctaaaattattgtGTGTTATTGTGTGTTGTGACTTGTGTACTGACTTACAAAAAATGCATCATATGATATGTAGTTGCCatctgttatataataaaattgtgaaatATTGTCATTATTGTTTTGCATTTCAACTTAATATTTCCAAATGGTACTTTtactaaataagaaaatattagacGGGTTTACTCGTTTATGGGAGGTTGATGAAAGagttgattaaaaaatttaatatttaccccaattttattcattcagtattattattttcttttgattgtgtaataaacttatattacacaacctacaatattttttaaattaaatatgttcccAAGAGGTATTCTCTAGTTTTATGTAACAAATGATACCAGtatttgcaaataataaaaatataccaaaatacACACTTTCAGAAAGAAGTAATACTTATgattagataaattattatcaaattaaaaaaatatatgttttaggGTTTTCTAGTATCAAATATTAGGCGGTTCTGAAAGGAAACTGAATTGAATGGCATTTAAAAGGGctgtgaaatttattatttgacttgCTAACCGTATTAATTTTTCAACACGTGTTTGTAATCATCGAAACATCGTCAATACTTATATTTGTATCGTAAATCATACTGGCTAGATgcatattagtaaaaatactaaaatgccCTATATGTCGTGATGTCTTTATCATAAAAGacataattcatatatattgtcTTCTAAGAACAAGATCGAGAAGCGTGTAAATTTCTGTaagattcgaaattcaaatagatgagatatatatatatatatatatttaatagaaatacgCATAATTGcgcatttaaatgtatatttagactGAACCTAAGTAAAAATGGCAAAATATAACTACTACTATATGGTATGTACTACCATACTGCTGTATGGTATGGTATGGTACTAGTTGGTTCTTCTCGGTGGAATCTACGTTACAAAACCAATGGGTTTTTgagtttacttgaataaagattttgattgtatttatgttataatcattattattttaaattaaattttgcataaaattgTAGTAGATTGATggttaattgaaaaaataagcCATTGAAATAAACagcttgtttatttaatacaacaataaattatattaaacaatgatCTATAttaaattggtatttttttgtttgtggttgttattaattatatgtttacttTTGACTTTCTactaattatgattataacaaGCTTTATAGCTCATCAACATATGGGACGAGGGTTAGATTTCCAGCTGCACCCATAGATATCTTGTTCTTTGCTGCATTTGAAAGAGcctgaaacatttttttttttaattttaattgtggcTTCAATAACACATAaccaacaataattatattttttgtgacaaGTCAATCAATCATATTTTGAAGATTTcagaattttatattcatttttaatcagTTATTAATAACTTgtgctattaatatataatttctacaAGTTTTTTAGTTAGTattacaaatgattattatatctcTCACTACCTGAGAAATATCGCTGTTGGATAGATTATCGATATCTGCCACAATCTCAGCTGGTGATTTTGCAACACCAGTGTATAAGCCTTGAGAGGCAATAGATTCGGCGAGAGTAGTTCCTGCTTCTGCTTCTGTTAATACTTGCAGTTTGAGCTGGTTTTTACCAGCCTTGACAGCATCAGCACTCAAGTTAGGGTTCTTTAAGACTTTACCAGCTGCTTTCACggcctttaaataataaataattatcaagaaAGATAAAAACTACtacaaaaatattcgaaaaaaatatgttataaatttcaggaaaaatataaatgtatcaaAGTCTTTGTGATTCCGACTTATTCTGTGAGTTTTCttcattattttagaataatattttatacttacagcCGTAGCTTCGTCCTTCGGGACAGAGAGCACCAATCCAAACAGACCATTGTCAGAGTATGAAACATTAAAACCAGCAGCAGCAAATGGTCCAATATTGCCAATAGCCTTAGCAAGAGGTGTGTTATCAGCTCCCCATTTGGTAACAGGACCATTGCCAAGTGCTTTAAAAACAccaatcttattaaaaaaaatagatgcaTATGCaaacatattaatacaaaagtatattttaaaagttcaaaattttaaatctgtttttaatatctaaCATAGAGtaagtaagtttatataaataaatacctttagCAGCAACTGCTAGTGCAAGGCTCTGTGGTGAGCCAGCAGGGGCACCTTGTACAGCCAAAGCTACATGTGCTAAATCACCACCCAtttcttttctataaaaaaataaaataaaatgacgtGATAAAAACTCAGAACTTATTGATAGGTATATTTGTACTTTATGCCTAATAAGCATATcatgtttaaaaatgttaatatacctTAATTCTCCACCATGATATGTGGAGGGATTGTTCTGTGCCTCATTGGCAGTTGGCAGTTGAAGTGCTTGAGCAACCAGAGTAGCATTTtcctgaaaatatataaaaaaaaatactgctaattttgtattttctgctataattataaataaaagcttttttatgttataatttttaatatctttactGAAGATTATGAACTTTACAGAAGTTATGAATTTAaggcataatatttatttaacttttatgatACATgacttacatatttattttattatgataaaatattttccatttaagtttatttataactaaaaactaatcagtttttattgaaaaatatgcaTCAATAAATCTTACATATTAGATAAATtcgctttttttaattatgttgcatttatatttattatttgcattaAATGCATCCATACAAATTACaagattttagtttaaatttcaatattattctaCCAAAAAGAAATAGTTGGAGAGCATTGACAGCCTTAGGTAGTTGATTGACTTAAGTAGTAAATACTAAGAAAGTATTGATACATTTTCTTACTAATTTGGTAGTGACTCAATTATACTAATGTTTACCTGGCTATTTCCAATAACAGTGACAGCACAACGACCCGGTGTTAAGGTGCTTGCTGCAAAATGTTGCAGGGACTCCGAGCTGATGTTACCAATCTTTTTTGGAGCGATGAAGAGAGAATTACCAAGCCCACGGCGATATGCAGCTTTGTGTAACAAATCAACTGCACGAACCTAtcaataagataattttaacacacttgcatataaataaaataagctagCTACTTCATGCAAGTTTACTTGTGTTAAATGGTATTCCACCTGCATGGGTAATGTTATACAGTTTTTACCTTTCTCAATTAATATGTCATAGTCtaatgtttgaaaaaaaaatcaactttgtATTAGTTTACAAATGGCCAGCGCCATTGAAGTGGCTAGTGACAATATAAAACTCCTGGCCTATGATAAAACATATGGCCATCAAAACTATAAAagcattctaaaatattttctatatacaaagttcattatgataaaatagaagactataaataatcataatagtattattaaaaacattttcctctttaatataaataatatttatgctttatgtaattagttttatattgtacttattACAGTAGTAAAATTGTCATTATTACTACATCTTATGCTATGCGCGATTCTAATATGAGAGGTAAAATAACATAATCAGTAAAATACCTGAGGAGGTAAAGTTGCAAGGTCATACTGAAGACGGGGAATATTGTCGCTCAGTTCCCATGGTCTGAACTCTTGGTTTGATACAATATTGTTCAAATACTCCAAAGCCTGCTGTAGGTTGTTCTGAGTTGcctgataaaaaattaaaacaaaacaatatattaataaattttaccaaAATTTGTGCACTAAAATTGTAATCAATCTGATataagtacattaaaataaaatggataAGTGCAATAACTTACTTCAACTGTGTAGTAAATGAACTCACGATCACCAGATGCACTAAATGATGCACCAATTTGTGCAAGTTTTCGGGAAATTATGAAAGCAGATGCATTCTTAGTGGTGAGACCAGCTGCAGAACGGAGTAAGTGAGCTACACCCAACTCTGCCTGTGGCTCATACCGAGAGCCAGCTCTGTAGGATAAACCATAATAGAAtagcatttttaaaatgaaaaacctttaataaaaagttactgcAATAACCATTTTTTAAAAGGTTGACATAATGTAGCAGTTGACaagtatttatattctttactaTAACTTACTTGAAGGCTATAGTGACTCGAGCTACAGGAGAACCATTATCTAAAGCGGCGACAAATGTTTTATTGGGCAAAACACTGGACTGGATCCTTGCATCCCTCTTAAGGGCTGGAGCCACTTGGGCGTAACCCCTGGTCTAGAATATAAGCATATTTactgtattataattacaattaaaataaaagtcatttGTTTAACACGATCGTCCTATCATATGGTTTTACATAACAGGGTTTTGAcatatagtaaatttattttgattaagcagcaagaaataaaaattgtagtATAATTACCGTTACATGGCGAATAATCGGTGTCGCAAGTGTTTTTGACgacattttaaagataatttttacaaattaaatatattctccaCAAAATCCAGCAGACTATTAGGACTTCACCTACTTGTCGCAAAATCGATTATTGAAGCAAGCAACACTTCAATATGACTaacagattaaaatttaaatgaacatGATGTTAAATTGAGAAACTATTTTCATGATCAGTTTTTAAGaatgaatgttttaaaaaagtaacaataatacgattttactactattttaaattatcttttaatatataaaaaaaatatttattcttaatctTCAGTCTCATTCTTATAGACAATCTTCATTTGTATAGTCTTTTCCCTTAaacaatattcaataattatgcaaatatgtatgtacaaataaaaacattaaggaCTTAACCAATTATTacgtaaaaaatttttttcaacTGAAATATAACTAAAACTGAGTTCTCAATTTGTGCTTAGGGCAAGCAAATAACTCTACACTTCATTCCCTCCATTCTCGTACTTTTGGACATTCTGtagaataattttacttatgttTAAagcttgttattataattttattaaaagccaCTGAACAATAATTGTGTAGCattagtttttcttttgttgcaataaaaaataagataataaaaaaaaatagagttatttgatgtttattaaatatgtacttaaaaataaatcaattatataatatgtgtaacaAGAAgcgttataaaacataatacatacttgtaatacaaaagattttaaatataccTACATACAGGATACAATTACAAGttatgtatacttatatatacgtaatatataagttatggaATTTAAAGGAAGTTCAGTTTGCTTACTTACTTTTTCCAGTAATTTTAATTAGGAAATTGAAAATGATTTGGCCGTGAAAACGTCTtgcttaacattaaaataatataaaagcttttGAATTAGAACCTTTGCAAtgctcaaataaaaaaaaagtcaagtgTCAACTAACTACATCGTTATTTGACATAAGAATAATATGCCATAAATATCGCTAGGCGCcaattttgcatacattttgtttcatattattttattaatatttcatgatTTTGGTGTTTATATCTTGTC
It encodes:
- the LOC126774590 gene encoding multifunctional methyltransferase subunit TRM112-like protein isoform X1, whose product is MKLITHNMLTSKCLKGVLTGYPLAINATNIKVNEVDFNPDFISRIIPKLDWEVLWKAADSIGHSEGLPQTVERNYEEDKEFLKKAHRILLEVEVEEGYLTCPESGRQFPITKGIPNMLLTEAEVQ
- the LOC126774590 gene encoding multifunctional methyltransferase subunit TRM112-like protein isoform X2 gives rise to the protein MLKRSTYRIIPKLDWEVLWKAADSIGHSEGLPQTVERNYEEDKEFLKKAHRILLEVEVEEGYLTCPESGRQFPITKGIPNMLLTEAEVQ
- the LOC126774554 gene encoding cytochrome b-c1 complex subunit 2, mitochondrial, with protein sequence MSSKTLATPIIRHVTTRGYAQVAPALKRDARIQSSVLPNKTFVAALDNGSPVARVTIAFKAGSRYEPQAELGVAHLLRSAAGLTTKNASAFIISRKLAQIGASFSASGDREFIYYTVEATQNNLQQALEYLNNIVSNQEFRPWELSDNIPRLQYDLATLPPQVRAVDLLHKAAYRRGLGNSLFIAPKKIGNISSESLQHFAASTLTPGRCAVTVIGNSQENATLVAQALQLPTANEAQNNPSTYHGGELRKEMGGDLAHVALAVQGAPAGSPQSLALAVAAKALGNGPVTKWGADNTPLAKAIGNIGPFAAAGFNVSYSDNGLFGLVLSVPKDEATAAVKAAGKVLKNPNLSADAVKAGKNQLKLQVLTEAEAGTTLAESIASQGLYTGVAKSPAEIVADIDNLSNSDISQALSNAAKNKISMGAAGNLTLVPYVDEL
- the LOC126774541 gene encoding DIS3-like exonuclease 2 — encoded protein: MSDLQEIQLDKEQKPSNPSTSQSTNLQTIPSGSSNNNINDIRTDLKEMPASSSSAPNSQIEDQIEKTSSVVQTNVTDMSEIIQNININSDANSIQNNSTNGSKKRNARKKERLKKLQILLPNESNQEIKPETIQTAPPVPTQNGINSLQNFFLKQVAPLYANTSSSYLENLAHHPQVHLMQTMQLREMFLHYQFASSAPNTPLMQQAHGSNSHNFVNPAFAYQHPPKYFQNAMQHPILSKTFVNSNYNMHQHETNSPRRQRNQKRQDNKDNDDKKFNPYISLEEVELGLQNNTLLEGVLRINPKQFQHAYVSSTDRSEQDVLIDGIKNRNRALEGDVVIVQYIDNENEENTDSNEENKQKRGKVVFIKEKVHTRSCIGKLKLMPDKNRQRALFVPRDYRIPRLNITFTNWPDNFYRDSKSYENTLFSAKIIDWFDVRFALGKIDCNIGESGDMQTETKAILAQTDLDITPFGPEVRHLYPRLDYTIPEEENNIRENCRKLCIFSIDPSNCRDIDDAVSCRKLDNDNFEIGVHISDVAHFLTENTILDEKVAEKATTIYLVEKAYHMLPDDMCMLCSLFPGVDKLAFSVFWEVTESGIVISHRFAKTIIHSCCQLSYEHAQAVLEGKENAEENFPEIYNGFSYQDVSETIKILGKLSAIFRKNRFEGGALSIDQPKVSFHLSPINGLPDSFCIYQSKESHQLIEEFMLLANMTVAKRIYDDHPKLAVLRCHPTPSIYMLKKFAKSLKPMGIDLDISSAGDLHRSLLSYVGPAEERGKAMVLNMLCAKPMTRAKYFCAGGQGEEDFHHYALNVPLYTHFTSPIRRYADIMVHRLLAASLNYRDVPKWDVDKISMATAQCNKQKYNAKKAGELSTELYTLKYIELNSPLVTEAVVAEVKEKYIDVIIVAMGLNRRIFFNNDFPGEYKCIKNDAGIKLSKMELTWNAVEDSPAITQVIEVFSILQVEMHKGDDMVKVETKLVKPK